Proteins encoded within one genomic window of Halorussus salilacus:
- a CDS encoding glycosyltransferase, translating into MTGSPRRLLDRFAFVGLFGAVIAYGLVRSLDVLTFRLDLVVVVLVVVVLQAVLSQVVFSGFISVSSALLAGKVLWSSRGGPPTPTDEPVDAIVPVYRDANVLDVSVGHLLDSTQPVRVTVVVEPDDAPSLRRARELAAAHGAVECLVNTRSPGSKAGAVNYAAEVTDSEYLAVFDADEAVDPDFLAGAVAELGEYDVVQGRTVPRATGLVESLAYYESVLLSYAGRRLLSLFTGFQMAASRAVVMRRSAFERVGGYDTGALTEDYRFAHQCYRNRLAVRELLAHPSRIEAAHTLRDWWGQRKRWMTGYAQVLRLQTRAAVPPRDRRDLFSVAICAGSVVGSLLLVSVLVKFTVFALAVDAPFSALPVVAVVASAGTLRVADRLTGAVERVGWVWVLAPLVFPLYGLAATKALVEYAFSWSGEWYHAEKRADEGV; encoded by the coding sequence ATGACTGGCTCACCCAGACGGCTCCTCGACAGATTCGCGTTCGTCGGGCTGTTCGGCGCGGTGATCGCCTACGGACTCGTCCGAAGCCTCGACGTGCTCACGTTCCGACTCGACCTCGTGGTGGTTGTCCTCGTCGTCGTCGTCCTCCAGGCCGTGCTCTCGCAGGTCGTGTTCTCGGGGTTCATCTCGGTCTCGTCGGCGCTGTTGGCCGGGAAGGTGCTGTGGTCCTCGCGGGGCGGCCCGCCGACGCCCACCGACGAACCGGTCGACGCAATCGTCCCGGTCTACCGGGACGCCAACGTCCTCGACGTGAGCGTCGGCCACCTGCTCGACTCGACCCAGCCCGTTCGCGTGACCGTGGTGGTCGAGCCCGACGACGCCCCGAGCCTGCGCCGCGCCCGCGAACTCGCGGCCGCCCACGGGGCGGTCGAGTGTCTGGTCAACACCCGCTCCCCCGGTTCGAAGGCTGGCGCGGTGAACTACGCCGCCGAGGTCACCGATTCGGAGTACCTCGCGGTGTTCGACGCCGACGAGGCGGTCGACCCCGACTTCCTCGCGGGGGCGGTCGCCGAGCTCGGCGAGTACGACGTGGTTCAGGGCCGGACGGTGCCCCGTGCGACGGGCCTCGTCGAGTCGCTGGCGTACTACGAGTCGGTCCTGCTGAGCTACGCGGGACGGCGGCTGTTGAGCCTGTTCACGGGGTTCCAGATGGCCGCGAGTCGGGCGGTCGTCATGCGCCGGTCGGCGTTCGAGCGCGTCGGCGGGTACGACACCGGGGCGCTGACCGAGGACTATCGATTCGCCCACCAGTGCTACCGCAACCGACTCGCGGTCCGGGAGCTACTCGCGCACCCCTCGCGCATCGAGGCCGCCCACACCCTCCGGGACTGGTGGGGCCAGCGAAAGCGCTGGATGACGGGCTACGCCCAGGTGCTCCGGCTCCAGACCCGCGCGGCGGTCCCGCCGCGGGACCGCCGCGACCTCTTCAGCGTCGCCATCTGCGCGGGGTCGGTCGTGGGAAGCCTGCTGCTGGTCTCCGTGCTGGTGAAGTTCACGGTGTTCGCGCTCGCGGTCGACGCACCGTTCTCGGCGCTGCCGGTCGTCGCGGTCGTGGCGTCGGCCGGGACGCTCCGAGTCGCCGACCGCCTGACCGGCGCGGTCGAGCGGGTGGGGTGGGTGTGGGTGCTCGCGCCGCTGGTGTTCCCGCTGTACGGGCTCGCGGCGACGAAGGCGCTGGTCGAGTACGCGTTCAGCTGGAGCGGCGAGTGGTACCACGCCGAGAAGCGGGCCGACGAGGGGGTCTGA
- a CDS encoding arylsulfotransferase family protein: MDTRTRSTVLVVLGVVLLASTLAVSALVTPDRSVDTGEDETLRTLVGIQGGGPGWHDHGSVALFEGTDLAWESGGTDSYFDVTMLDNGSVTAGFMQAGYDDCGPYDSPCTHTGFRVIDPGSESDPDPEIVSEYSFPVRTPTNSELHDVERLGDGEYLVTDMEHERLAVVEDGEVVWEWRGEEFYDAPDDPTRTDWLHFNDVDVVGDGRYLVSVRNANQILVVERGEGVVEVINEDDGGDDDSCTRNNQLRDTDGDGDVRCGDPEVLDHQHNPQWLGEGAVLVADSDNNRIVELHLNESTDEWEVAWELDTVGGIALDWPRDADRLDNGNTLVTDTLNKRVVEVDRNGTVVWSATTDQIPYEADRLPEGERPTGERYGTVNTADADRIPVLDPAVSLLRGAVPALPYWFTGVQLGLSLVSLGLVGGGGYLRWRA; this comes from the coding sequence ATGGACACACGGACGCGCAGTACGGTCCTCGTCGTTCTCGGCGTCGTCCTCCTCGCCTCGACGCTCGCGGTCAGCGCGCTCGTCACCCCCGACCGGAGCGTCGATACCGGCGAAGACGAGACGCTCCGAACCCTCGTCGGAATACAGGGCGGCGGTCCGGGGTGGCACGACCACGGGAGCGTCGCGCTGTTCGAGGGGACCGACCTCGCGTGGGAGTCGGGCGGCACCGACAGCTACTTCGACGTGACGATGCTCGACAACGGCAGCGTGACGGCCGGGTTCATGCAGGCCGGATACGACGACTGTGGGCCCTACGACTCGCCCTGCACCCACACCGGCTTCCGTGTCATTGACCCCGGTTCGGAGTCGGACCCCGACCCCGAGATCGTCTCGGAGTACTCGTTCCCGGTCCGGACCCCGACGAACAGCGAACTCCACGACGTCGAGCGACTGGGCGACGGCGAGTACCTCGTCACCGACATGGAGCACGAGCGACTCGCGGTCGTCGAGGACGGCGAGGTCGTCTGGGAGTGGCGCGGCGAGGAGTTCTACGACGCGCCCGACGACCCCACGAGGACCGACTGGCTCCACTTCAACGACGTGGACGTCGTCGGCGACGGGCGATACCTCGTGTCGGTGCGCAACGCCAACCAGATACTCGTGGTCGAGCGCGGCGAGGGCGTCGTCGAGGTCATCAACGAGGACGACGGCGGCGACGACGACTCGTGTACCCGGAACAATCAGCTCCGAGACACCGACGGCGACGGCGACGTGCGGTGTGGCGACCCCGAGGTGCTCGACCACCAGCACAATCCCCAGTGGCTCGGCGAGGGCGCAGTGCTGGTCGCCGACAGCGACAACAACCGCATCGTCGAACTCCACCTGAACGAGTCGACCGACGAGTGGGAAGTCGCGTGGGAACTCGACACCGTGGGCGGAATCGCGCTCGACTGGCCCCGCGACGCCGACCGACTCGACAACGGCAACACGCTGGTCACCGACACCCTCAACAAGCGCGTCGTCGAGGTCGACCGGAACGGGACGGTCGTCTGGAGCGCCACCACCGACCAGATTCCCTACGAGGCCGACCGCCTCCCCGAGGGCGAACGCCCGACCGGCGAGCGATACGGCACCGTCAACACCGCCGACGCCGACCGGATTCCGGTCCTCGACCCCGCGGTGAGCCTGCTCAGGGGCGCGGTTCCGGCGCTCCCCTACTGGTTCACCGGCGTCCAGCTCGGGCTGAGTCTGGTCTCGCTCGGGCTGGTCGGCGGTGGCGGCTACCTCCGGTGGCGGGCGTAG
- a CDS encoding TIGR00725 family protein produces MRVSVIGGGTVTESEAELAEEVGRLLGERGHEVVCGGLGGVMEAACRGASEAGGRTVGILPGEDRRAANPHVDIPIATGLGHARNGLVVMNGDAAIAIDGGPGTLSELGFAGVFDRPVAGLETHDAPGVEAVETPREAVAYVESAVGDGAEFRKR; encoded by the coding sequence ATGCGAGTCAGCGTCATCGGCGGCGGGACCGTCACCGAGAGCGAGGCAGAACTCGCCGAGGAGGTCGGCAGACTGCTCGGCGAGCGCGGCCACGAGGTGGTCTGTGGCGGCCTCGGCGGCGTCATGGAGGCCGCCTGCCGCGGCGCGAGCGAGGCTGGCGGCCGGACCGTCGGCATCCTCCCGGGCGAGGACCGCCGGGCCGCCAACCCCCACGTTGACATCCCCATCGCCACCGGACTGGGCCACGCCCGGAACGGACTGGTCGTGATGAACGGCGACGCCGCCATCGCAATCGACGGCGGGCCGGGCACCCTCTCGGAACTCGGATTCGCGGGCGTGTTCGACCGCCCGGTCGCCGGGCTGGAGACCCACGACGCGCCGGGCGTCGAGGCCGTCGAGACGCCCCGAGAGGCGGTCGCGTACGTCGAATCCGCGGTCGGAGACGGCGCAGAATTTCGGAAGCGTTAA
- the trmY gene encoding tRNA (pseudouridine(54)-N(1))-methyltransferase TrmY translates to MRQFIVLGHDAPTTPDFSLDDLAGGAGRLDVLCRCVNSAFFLSHDIREDVRVHLVLRDEVTVRFEGADLRHLNPDERSTAALVRKALDQKGEAIGHMAVESSPGVHLSKRGFEPVLEDAARDGTVVQLHEDGDPVVDVEPPEDPVFVLSDHHDFGDDEAALLADAADERVRLGPELLHADHAITVAHNYLDTEGFTEY, encoded by the coding sequence ATGCGACAGTTCATCGTCCTCGGGCACGACGCGCCGACGACCCCCGACTTCTCGCTCGACGACCTCGCGGGCGGTGCGGGCCGACTCGACGTGCTGTGTCGCTGCGTCAACTCCGCCTTTTTCCTCTCGCACGACATCCGCGAGGACGTGCGGGTCCACCTCGTCCTGCGGGACGAGGTGACGGTTCGCTTCGAGGGGGCCGACCTCCGGCACCTCAACCCCGACGAGCGCAGTACCGCGGCGCTGGTCCGCAAGGCGCTCGACCAGAAGGGCGAGGCCATCGGTCACATGGCGGTCGAGAGCTCGCCGGGCGTCCACCTCTCGAAGCGCGGGTTCGAGCCCGTCCTCGAAGACGCCGCCCGCGACGGGACCGTGGTCCAGCTCCACGAGGACGGCGACCCGGTCGTGGACGTGGAACCGCCCGAGGACCCCGTGTTCGTCCTCTCGGACCACCACGATTTCGGGGACGACGAGGCGGCCCTGCTCGCCGACGCCGCCGACGAGCGCGTCCGACTCGGGCCGGAACTCCTCCACGCCGACCACGCCATCACGGTGGCCCACAACTATCTGGACACCGAGGGGTTCACCGAGTACTGA
- a CDS encoding tubulin/FtsZ family protein: MKLAMIGFGQAGGKIVDKFVEYDRRTGSEVVRSAVAVNTAKADLAGLENVPERNRVLIGQARVKGHGVGADNELGAEIAEEDIDEVQGAIDEVPVHEIDAFLVVAGLGGGTGSGGAPVLASHLTRLYTEPVYGLGVLPAQDEGGIYTLNAARSFKTFVDEVDNLLVFDNDAWRETGESVRGGYDRINEEIVRRFGVLFSAGEVGASEQVAESVVDSSEIINTLACGGVSTVGYATEEVDAPGGGLLGRFTDAEIDATQTTNRITSLVRKAALGRLTLPCDIESTERSLVVTSGPPNYLNRKGIERGRKWLENETRSMEVRGGDYPIRGADRVGAVALLSGVTDVPRIKDLQGVAVETQDNIEDIRDESERNLEQLVHDDAGELEALF, from the coding sequence ATGAAGCTCGCAATGATCGGCTTCGGGCAGGCAGGCGGCAAGATAGTGGACAAGTTCGTCGAGTACGACCGACGCACCGGGAGCGAGGTCGTCCGGTCGGCGGTCGCGGTCAACACCGCGAAGGCCGACCTCGCGGGGCTCGAAAACGTCCCCGAGCGAAACCGCGTCCTCATCGGGCAGGCCCGGGTGAAGGGCCACGGCGTGGGCGCAGACAACGAACTCGGCGCGGAGATCGCCGAGGAGGACATCGACGAGGTGCAGGGCGCGATAGACGAGGTCCCGGTCCACGAGATCGACGCGTTCCTCGTGGTCGCGGGGCTGGGCGGCGGCACCGGTTCGGGCGGTGCGCCCGTCCTCGCCAGCCACCTCACGCGCCTCTACACCGAGCCCGTCTACGGTCTCGGCGTCCTGCCAGCGCAGGACGAAGGGGGAATTTACACGCTCAACGCCGCCCGCTCGTTCAAGACGTTCGTCGACGAGGTCGACAACTTGCTGGTGTTCGACAACGACGCGTGGCGCGAGACCGGCGAGTCGGTCCGGGGCGGCTACGACCGCATCAACGAGGAGATCGTCCGGCGGTTCGGCGTCCTCTTCTCGGCGGGCGAGGTCGGCGCGAGCGAGCAGGTCGCCGAAAGCGTGGTCGATTCCAGCGAGATAATCAACACGCTCGCCTGCGGCGGGGTCTCGACCGTCGGCTACGCGACCGAGGAGGTCGACGCTCCGGGCGGCGGTCTCCTCGGGCGGTTCACGGACGCGGAGATAGACGCCACCCAGACCACCAACCGCATCACCAGCCTCGTCCGGAAGGCGGCGCTCGGACGGCTCACCCTGCCCTGCGACATCGAGAGCACCGAGCGCTCGCTCGTGGTCACCAGCGGCCCGCCGAACTACCTCAACCGCAAGGGCATCGAGCGCGGGCGAAAGTGGCTCGAAAACGAGACCCGCTCGATGGAGGTCCGGGGCGGCGACTACCCCATCCGGGGAGCCGACCGCGTCGGCGCGGTGGCCCTGCTTTCGGGCGTGACCGACGTGCCCCGGATCAAGGACCTGCAGGGCGTCGCGGTCGAGACGCAGGACAACATCGAGGACATCCGGGACGAGAGCGAGCGGAACCTCGAACAGTTAGTCCACGACGACGCCGGGGAGCTGGAAGCGCTGTTCTGA
- a CDS encoding HVO_A0556 family zinc finger protein, protein MQGTSRGTRTDSLLAALVGDDCNWCARGTLARGEFKGDDAVVCEECDTPAARVW, encoded by the coding sequence ATGCAAGGAACCTCTCGGGGGACCCGGACGGACTCGCTGCTCGCCGCGCTCGTCGGCGACGATTGCAACTGGTGTGCGAGGGGGACGCTGGCGCGCGGGGAGTTCAAGGGCGACGACGCAGTCGTCTGCGAGGAGTGTGACACCCCTGCGGCCCGCGTCTGGTGA
- a CDS encoding MFS transporter, whose protein sequence is MPATTSETTAPSTIPWGSSALYVILSSSLIGVMGVSLISPVLPDLRAVFGVSDAQVGLVITAYTLPGVFLTPFIGLVADRVGRRRVIVPLLFVFGLAGAGISVAGSFAEVLALRFLQGVGASALVTLAVTLIGDFYEGGRRNAVMGLNGSMIGTGAAVYPLVGGALAGVRWNVPFVFFGVAVLVGLVAVVALDEPETREATGVREYVGRIRDVVLLPEALAIFAAIFAAFFVFYGAVLTALPLLLSDEFGLSAEQIGPVLAMVSVASATVSSQYGRVSEWRTAPELLALGFVAYGTSLLGVWLAPSPVFVGASLLAFGVGFGIVMPSVDTTVVTLVSGRLRAGMMGMRTSMLRLGQTLGPVSFTFVAETAFASSLAGYRVLLLVSGLVVVSSGVAAYALVRR, encoded by the coding sequence ATGCCCGCCACCACCTCCGAGACCACCGCCCCCTCGACGATTCCATGGGGGTCGAGCGCGCTCTACGTCATCCTGTCGAGTTCGCTCATCGGCGTGATGGGCGTCTCGCTCATCAGCCCCGTGCTACCGGACCTCCGGGCGGTCTTCGGCGTCTCGGACGCGCAGGTCGGACTGGTCATCACCGCCTACACCCTGCCCGGCGTCTTCCTGACGCCGTTCATCGGCCTCGTCGCCGACCGGGTCGGCCGCAGGCGGGTCATCGTCCCGCTGTTGTTCGTCTTCGGCCTCGCGGGCGCGGGAATCTCGGTCGCGGGGAGCTTCGCCGAGGTGCTGGCCCTCAGATTCCTCCAGGGGGTCGGCGCGAGCGCGCTCGTCACGCTCGCGGTCACGCTCATCGGTGACTTCTACGAGGGCGGTCGCCGGAACGCGGTCATGGGCCTCAACGGCAGCATGATCGGCACCGGCGCGGCGGTCTACCCTCTCGTCGGCGGGGCGCTCGCCGGAGTCCGGTGGAACGTCCCGTTCGTCTTCTTCGGCGTCGCCGTCCTCGTCGGCCTCGTCGCGGTCGTGGCGCTCGACGAACCCGAGACGCGGGAGGCGACCGGCGTCCGGGAGTACGTCGGGCGCATCCGCGACGTGGTCCTGCTCCCGGAAGCACTCGCCATCTTCGCCGCCATCTTCGCGGCGTTCTTCGTGTTCTACGGCGCGGTCCTCACCGCGCTGCCACTCCTGCTCAGCGACGAGTTCGGCCTCTCGGCCGAGCAGATCGGGCCGGTGCTGGCGATGGTGTCGGTCGCGAGCGCGACCGTCTCCTCCCAGTACGGCCGGGTCTCGGAGTGGCGGACCGCGCCCGAGCTCCTCGCGCTCGGGTTCGTCGCCTACGGGACGAGCCTGCTCGGCGTCTGGCTCGCGCCGTCGCCGGTCTTCGTCGGCGCGTCGCTGCTCGCGTTCGGCGTCGGCTTCGGCATCGTGATGCCCTCGGTCGACACGACCGTCGTCACACTCGTCTCGGGTCGGCTCCGCGCGGGGATGATGGGGATGCGGACCAGCATGCTCCGACTCGGCCAGACCCTCGGCCCGGTGTCGTTCACGTTCGTCGCCGAGACCGCCTTCGCCTCGTCGCTGGCGGGCTACCGGGTCCTCCTGCTGGTCTCGGGACTGGTCGTCGTGAGTTCGGGCGTCGCCGCGTACGCCCTCGTGCGGCGGTAG
- a CDS encoding C45 family autoproteolytic acyltransferase/hydolase, producing the protein MAEFERVVLTGTPHERGREHGERFADAVASNVELYRERFAHEGVDVDGIRDHAADYVEVIERDNPEYAAEMRGVAEGSDVPLADVAMLNVRWEVIYPAWKDRAESEEREKGRTRENEGARERGETGETGETGNEETTREGAPPSTGGSPPVDGCTSFGVLPSATADGTTYVGQNWDWLAPVADNLFLMELRREDAPDLLAMTEAGIVGGKVGVNEHGIGLAVNGLISAEDGRNEFRKPYHVRFREVLDADRFDDALAPILETDRVCSANVLVGHAEGEVIDLEAAPGLVNPVYPEEGVLAHANHFETDAVESLNEKRGPSTLYRAERLRRLLAEDADAGGVDSAAVRAALRDHFGRPSSICSHVDESLPEVEYGQTNASIVIDLQERKLLGQRGPPCEGEYHEYAL; encoded by the coding sequence ATGGCCGAGTTCGAGCGCGTGGTATTGACAGGCACGCCTCACGAACGCGGGCGCGAACACGGCGAGCGGTTCGCCGACGCGGTCGCGTCCAACGTCGAACTGTACCGCGAGCGGTTCGCCCACGAGGGGGTGGACGTGGACGGGATTCGGGACCACGCCGCCGACTACGTCGAGGTCATCGAGCGCGACAACCCCGAGTACGCCGCGGAGATGCGCGGGGTCGCAGAAGGGAGCGACGTTCCCCTCGCCGACGTGGCGATGCTCAACGTCCGGTGGGAGGTCATCTACCCCGCGTGGAAGGACCGGGCGGAGAGCGAGGAGCGAGAGAAGGGACGAACGCGAGAGAACGAAGGGGCGCGAGAGAGGGGAGAGACGGGAGAGACGGGAGAGACGGGGAACGAAGAGACCACTCGCGAAGGAGCCCCGCCGTCGACCGGCGGCTCGCCGCCGGTCGACGGCTGCACCAGCTTCGGCGTGCTCCCCTCGGCGACCGCCGACGGCACGACCTACGTCGGACAGAACTGGGACTGGCTCGCGCCCGTGGCCGACAATCTCTTCCTGATGGAGTTGCGCCGCGAGGACGCGCCCGACCTGCTGGCGATGACCGAGGCGGGCATCGTCGGCGGGAAGGTCGGCGTCAACGAGCACGGTATCGGCCTCGCGGTCAACGGTCTCATCTCCGCGGAGGACGGCCGCAACGAGTTCCGCAAGCCCTACCACGTCCGGTTCCGCGAGGTGCTCGACGCCGACCGGTTCGACGACGCGCTCGCCCCGATACTGGAGACCGACCGGGTCTGCTCGGCGAACGTCCTCGTCGGCCACGCCGAGGGGGAGGTCATCGACCTCGAAGCCGCGCCCGGACTCGTCAATCCGGTGTATCCCGAGGAGGGCGTCCTCGCGCACGCCAACCACTTCGAGACCGACGCCGTCGAGAGCCTGAACGAGAAGCGCGGGCCGAGCACGCTCTACCGGGCCGAGCGCCTGCGACGCCTGCTCGCCGAGGACGCCGACGCGGGAGGCGTCGATTCGGCCGCCGTCCGGGCCGCGCTCCGGGACCACTTCGGGAGGCCGTCGAGCATCTGCAGTCACGTCGACGAGTCGCTCCCGGAGGTCGAGTACGGCCAGACCAACGCGAGCATCGTCATCGACCTGCAGGAGCGGAAATTGCTCGGCCAGCGCGGGCCGCCCTGCGAGGGAGAGTACCACGAGTACGCCCTCTGA
- a CDS encoding site-2 protease family protein — protein sequence MRNYDIASVWGIPIRINISLIVFLPVLAWLIGSGEQIAFYADIIDGFAPATLDRDALAAGNTPWLVGSAAAVGLFASVAVHELGHAWAARRYGIHTESITLWLLGGLASLQSMPREWNRELWIALAGPAASVVTAAACYAVVLALPGSVPVATFVFGWLVVTNVVLTVFNLLPAFPMDGGRVLRALLARSQPYATATRTAARIGSLFALGFAILGVLSFSPLLLLLALFVYAAATSESRLVALDALLDGVTAADAMTAGVEGVAADESISALLDRMMTERRTTYPVTEAGSVVGVVSLGDLRAKRNREATTVGQVVDAEVPRVERDLPLFEVIALMNRSGADAAVVEERGETVGVITAADLATALQVRREAGSLVSPRAAM from the coding sequence ATGCGGAACTACGACATCGCGAGCGTCTGGGGCATCCCGATTCGGATCAACATCTCGCTCATCGTCTTCCTCCCGGTGCTGGCGTGGCTCATCGGGAGCGGCGAGCAGATCGCGTTCTACGCCGACATCATCGACGGCTTCGCGCCAGCGACCCTCGACCGCGACGCGCTCGCGGCCGGGAACACGCCGTGGCTCGTCGGGTCGGCCGCGGCGGTCGGCCTGTTCGCCAGCGTAGCGGTCCACGAACTCGGCCACGCGTGGGCCGCCCGCCGGTACGGCATCCACACCGAATCCATCACGCTCTGGTTGCTCGGCGGCCTCGCCAGCCTCCAGTCGATGCCCCGCGAGTGGAACCGCGAACTGTGGATCGCGCTCGCCGGACCCGCCGCGAGCGTGGTGACGGCCGCGGCCTGTTACGCCGTCGTGCTCGCGTTGCCAGGGTCGGTCCCGGTCGCGACGTTCGTCTTCGGCTGGCTCGTCGTCACCAACGTCGTCCTCACGGTGTTCAATCTCCTCCCGGCGTTCCCGATGGACGGCGGCCGGGTCCTCCGGGCGCTGCTCGCGCGCTCACAGCCCTACGCGACCGCGACCCGGACCGCCGCGCGCATCGGGTCGCTGTTCGCGCTGGGGTTCGCGATTCTGGGCGTCCTGTCGTTCAGCCCCCTCCTCCTCCTGCTCGCGCTGTTCGTCTACGCCGCGGCCACCAGCGAGTCCCGGCTGGTCGCGCTCGACGCCCTGCTCGACGGCGTCACCGCCGCCGACGCGATGACCGCCGGAGTCGAGGGCGTGGCGGCCGACGAGTCGATATCGGCCCTCCTCGACCGGATGATGACCGAGCGCCGGACGACCTACCCCGTGACCGAGGCCGGGTCGGTCGTCGGCGTGGTCTCGCTGGGCGACCTCCGGGCGAAGCGAAACCGGGAGGCGACCACGGTCGGGCAGGTCGTCGACGCGGAGGTCCCGCGGGTCGAGCGCGACCTGCCGCTGTTCGAGGTCATCGCGCTGATGAACCGCTCGGGGGCCGACGCCGCGGTCGTCGAGGAGCGCGGGGAAACGGTCGGCGTCATCACCGCGGCCGATTTGGCGACCGCGTTGCAGGTGCGCCGCGAGGCGGGGAGCCTCGTCTCGCCTCGGGCCGCGATGTGA
- a CDS encoding acetamidase/formamidase family protein, which translates to MSRTTVSADDGIVYEFSPDLDAAYTAASGESLTIETVDSLGGAVQAESDVIDEVPDEVNGATGPIAVEGAEPGDVLAVHVEDVRVNEDRGRVTTIPGFGFLREADDIEEPRSRITPVEGDGDGETIDFGGLSVDIDPVIGTIGVAPESESYTTLVPHDHGGNLDTTDVTTGSTVYFPVFQEGAMLAMGDSKAAMADGEMCGTGAEIGTDIDVTLELLDDPAVSLDRPLVDTGSAWKTVASAETLEDACRLAHRDLLELLGREHGFDATDAYMFASLVGGLEVSQVVDPLVTARNAIPSEYLSEPF; encoded by the coding sequence ATGTCACGGACCACGGTCTCGGCCGACGACGGCATCGTCTACGAGTTCTCGCCCGACCTCGACGCCGCCTACACCGCCGCCAGCGGCGAGTCGCTCACGATAGAGACGGTGGACAGCCTCGGCGGGGCGGTACAGGCGGAGTCGGACGTGATCGACGAGGTCCCCGACGAGGTCAACGGCGCGACCGGCCCAATCGCGGTCGAGGGGGCCGAACCCGGCGACGTCCTCGCGGTCCACGTAGAGGACGTCCGCGTCAACGAGGACCGCGGGCGAGTCACGACGATTCCCGGCTTCGGCTTCCTCCGCGAGGCCGACGACATCGAGGAACCCCGGAGCCGCATCACCCCGGTCGAGGGCGACGGCGACGGGGAGACCATCGACTTCGGAGGGCTGAGCGTCGACATCGACCCGGTCATCGGGACCATCGGGGTCGCGCCCGAATCCGAGTCCTACACCACGCTGGTCCCCCACGACCACGGCGGGAACCTCGACACGACCGACGTCACGACCGGTTCCACGGTCTACTTCCCCGTCTTTCAGGAGGGCGCGATGCTCGCGATGGGCGACTCGAAGGCCGCGATGGCCGACGGCGAGATGTGCGGGACCGGCGCGGAGATCGGCACCGACATCGACGTGACCCTCGAACTCCTCGATGACCCCGCGGTCTCGCTCGACCGACCGCTCGTCGACACCGGGAGCGCGTGGAAGACGGTCGCGAGCGCCGAGACCCTCGAAGACGCGTGTCGGCTGGCCCACCGCGACCTGCTCGAACTGCTGGGGCGCGAACACGGCTTCGACGCGACCGACGCCTACATGTTCGCCAGCCTCGTCGGCGGGCTGGAGGTCAGTCAGGTGGTCGACCCGCTCGTGACCGCGCGCAACGCGATTCCGAGCGAGTACCTCTCCGAGCCGTTCTAG